In the genome of Nocardioides sp. NBC_00368, the window GCGGCTCGGCGAGATACCAGGCGATGATGCGGTCGCCGGTGAAGGTCAGGTGACCGCGCACCTCCTCCAGCGCCCACTTGTCACCTCTGGGCTCATGGACGCCCTTCGAGTCGTCGCCGCCCCGGCCGAAGACGCTCTTGCGTCCCGGCTTGGGCTTCTCGAAGCCGGGCCCGTAGGCCCGCTCCGTTCGCGGCCGCCTCATGCGGTTCCTCCGTCGTTGGGTGCGTCGTCGCCGTTGAGGCGCTTGCGGTAGTCGTCCACGCTCTGCGGGCGCTCGTCGGTCGTCGCCCACTCGTCCTGATTGTCCCTGGGACGCGTACGTCCCGAGGGCGCATCGTCGAACTCGTCGAAGTCGTCGGGGTCGTCGAGGTCGTCGAGACCCGGCTCCGGGGCGATCACCACCGCCGGCCTGACCGCCTGCGACAGCGGCTGCCGGGCCGGCTTCGGCGCGGCCTGGCCGGTGGCCTCAGCTGCCGGTCTCGGCACGGGCTGCTGTGCTGCAGGGGCCTCAGCGGGCGGCGGCGGAGGCGGAGATGACGGCGGCGGCGCAGCGGGCGGAGCCGGCGGAGTCGCCTTCGGGGTGGCCGTCGGAGCCGCCGGCGGGCTGGCTGGCGGGCTGGTCGGCGAGCTGGTCGGCGAGCTGGTCGGCGGGGGCGGCGGTGCGGGAGAAGCCGCGGGCGGCGGGGGCGGCGCGGGTTGCTCGCGCTCCTGGCGGGCCTGCCACGGCGCCCCGCCCTTCCACGGGACGTCCCGGGGCTCACGCGGCGAGGAGGACGGCCGGCTGGACCAGCCGCCCTTCGCCGGACGTCCGCCGCCGTGCTGGCGCGCGGGCTGACGCGCGGGCTGGACCGCGGGCTGCACCTCGAGCTGGGCGGGAAGCGGCTCCTCGACGACCTTGGCCTCGATCACCGGTCGGACGGGCGCGGCCTTGCCCCGCACGGGCGGTGTCTGGGTGCGCGGCTTCGAGGCGACCACGGTCGCCTGCAGCATCTGCGGCTCCGAGGTGGCTCCGGGCTGCTGCGCGAACCGGCGGCCCGGTCGTCGCATCGCCTTGGCCCAGCCACCTCGGGGGCTGGTGGCGTGACGGAAGGCGACCGCAGCCCCGCCTGCGTACTGGACGCCGGTCTCCACGCGCGGCGTGGTCAGCTCGTGCCAGAAGGTCATCAGCCAGGCGCCGGCCGAGCTCTCCGAGCTGATGTAGTCGGAGGCCTTCATCGAGAGGTAGGAGGCGCCGATCAGCCACAGTCCCATGCTGAGCAGCGTCACCGGCATGCCGAGCTTGCGCAGCAGCACAAGCGTCACTGGTGCGATCACCAGGAACAGGAAGATGGTGCGGTAGCGCATCTCCCCGATGTAGCGACGAGGGGGACCGAGATAGGTCTGGTCGACCTCGTACAGCTCGTCGTCGTCAGGCAGCCTCATCCCCGAGATCCCTCCCTGGGTTAGCTAACGGGACCGGGATCACCCCTTGAAGAGACCAGCCATCCACGTGCCGAGGTCCGTGGCGTTGTTGCCGACGGCCAGGCCGAGGACGCCGAGACCGATGATCAGGCCGCCGACGATCGTGACGGCCTTGGAGATGTTGCCGCTGCGGGCAGCCCACAGGACCGTGACGCCCAAGATCAGGACGACGAGGGTGATGATGTTGTCGGTGATCCACTCGGCCAGGCCACCGGTGCCGTACTCGGCGGCCTGAGTCGTACTTTGAATCAACTGGTGCGGTGCCATTGCTCTGCTCCCTTTCCCGAGGTGAGGTGTGGTTGCCGGACGCGTCCGGAAGTATTCGATTGTCCCGTCCGGCGCAGCCCCATGCGGCACCGGTGGGTGGAGGCGCCTCGCCCCTCCCGCGCGCTGACGCAAACTCCCGGGCATCGGCATTTCTGGACAAACGCCACCGCCATGTGAGACGAGCGTAGTCGCCAGACCGCCTCAGCGCACCTCGTTCCACCTGACGACACGTCTTGTACCGCGCGCGTAGGGACCATCGGCCCACCCGGTTCATCCGGCGGTCATGCCACCCACCGGACCGTTGGGCGCGACACTGTCCCGCTCAGTGGTCTCCTTCGGCGAATTCTTGCGAGGGGAGGCTAACTTCGGGGAATCTATATCCCGGTGCATCCTCGCGAATTTCGCGCGCTTGCGTCCGGATTCGCGAATTCACATCACATTCAATCGGATTTCTCGGGAGGACGAGCTCACATGGACAAGAAGAAGATCTTCATCGTCATCGGCGTTCTGTTCGTCGGGTTCTGGCTGTTCACCGATCCGCAGGGACTGACCAGCACGATCTCGGCCATCGCAGGTGGCATCTGGGGCGTCACCACCGACGTCTTCGGCGGCGTGATCGGCACGATCGAGGGCTCCACCCGCTGACCTCGGCCGCCACCTACGCCGGCACACGGGTGCCGGCGCGATGGGCTCCTTTTTTCTCGCTGCCCGGTTTGGGGACCGAGCAGCACGGATAACTGTTTGACGTCGGACGCAGCGATGACGAGACTGCGCTTGTCTCGATGTCAAGATAGTTCGGAGTCGACGTGTCCCCTCACTTCATCCGGTTGAGGGACAAGGTCCTCTCAGACGACCCGCTCATCCGGGCGATGTCGTACCAGTCGGTGCTGTCGGCCTTCGCCGAAGGCACCTTTCTCACCGGTTCGGCGGTCTTCTTCACCCAGATCGTCGGCCTCTCCGCCGCACAGGTCGGCCTCGGTCTCACGATCGCGGGCGTCGCAACCTTCTTGTTCGCCGTCCCCCTGGGCCGACTCGCGGATCGTCTCGGCACCCGGTTCAGCTGGATCGCCGGTGCCGTTCTCCAGGCGATCCTGTTCGGGGCCTGGGTGCTCGTCGGCAACTTCGCCGCGTACATCGCCGTCGAGGTGCTCCTGGCACTCGCCTCCTCCTGGCAGAAGTCGGGCCGCGACGCCTATCGGATCTCGGTCTTCCCCGCGGCGACCCGGGTGCGCTCGTTCGCCTACATGCGCGCCGCTCGCAACGTCGGCTACACGCTCGGCGCCCTGGCCAGCGGCCTCGCCCTCGCCGCCGACTCCAACACCCTGATCAAGGCGGTCCCGCTGATGACCGCCGTGGTGCTGCTGGTCAACGCCTACTGGATCTCGCGCCTCCCCCGCCTCGCCACGGCTGCCTCGCCCGGCGACATGAAGAGGGACGTACGCGACCGCCTCGGTGCCCTGCGCAACCGTGCCTTCCTCGCCACGACGTTCTTCGACGGCGTGCTCGGCACCCACCAGGTCCTGCTCAACGTCGTCATCCCGCTGTGGCTGGTGCAGGAGACCGACGCACCGCGGGTGCTGCTGGCCTGGCTGTTCGGTACCAACACCGTCATGGCCGTCGGGCTGCAGGTCATCGCCGCCCGTGGCGTGACCGACGTGGCGACATCGCTTCGCGCGCAGCGGCGGGGAGCGCTCTGCTTCCTGGCCTCCTGCGCCATCATCGCGGTCACCCACGACACCGTCGGGCTTCTCACGATCGCGCTCGTCTGGCTCGGCCACGTCACCGTCACCGGCGCCGAGCTCTTCCAGTCGGCCGGCGAGTGGGGCCTGATCGCCGACCTCTCCGACCCCGAGCACCGCGGTGACTACCAGGGCGCGGCCCAGGTCGGCTACACCCTCGGCACCGTCTGGGCACCCGCGGCGTACACCTTCCTGGCGATGGAGCTCGGCCACCTCGGCTGGGCCGTCATCGCGGGCATCATCGTCATCGCCACGATCGGCGTCCACCCCTCCGCCCGCGCCGCCGAGCGCTATCTGGCGCGCCGGGCTCAGCCCGTCCCCGAGCCGGCGTAGGAGGGTGCG includes:
- a CDS encoding MFS transporter, with the translated sequence MSPHFIRLRDKVLSDDPLIRAMSYQSVLSAFAEGTFLTGSAVFFTQIVGLSAAQVGLGLTIAGVATFLFAVPLGRLADRLGTRFSWIAGAVLQAILFGAWVLVGNFAAYIAVEVLLALASSWQKSGRDAYRISVFPAATRVRSFAYMRAARNVGYTLGALASGLALAADSNTLIKAVPLMTAVVLLVNAYWISRLPRLATAASPGDMKRDVRDRLGALRNRAFLATTFFDGVLGTHQVLLNVVIPLWLVQETDAPRVLLAWLFGTNTVMAVGLQVIAARGVTDVATSLRAQRRGALCFLASCAIIAVTHDTVGLLTIALVWLGHVTVTGAELFQSAGEWGLIADLSDPEHRGDYQGAAQVGYTLGTVWAPAAYTFLAMELGHLGWAVIAGIIVIATIGVHPSARAAERYLARRAQPVPEPA